In Colwellia sp. M166, a genomic segment contains:
- a CDS encoding DUF4442 domain-containing protein — translation MFKKAWQMKFLLNIWPPFLFTGIRIVDISEDFRKAKVRLKLSVFNKNAVGVHFGGSLYAMTDPFCMLMVMSRLGKDYIVWDKSADIDYIKPGKGTVTAEFLITDALIEDILLNTAQGEKYLPEIPVYVKDAEGEIVAKLNRKLYIRRKVSAQ, via the coding sequence ATGTTTAAAAAAGCTTGGCAAATGAAATTTTTATTAAATATTTGGCCACCGTTTCTATTTACTGGTATTCGCATTGTTGATATTTCTGAGGATTTTCGCAAAGCCAAAGTCCGCTTAAAGTTAAGTGTTTTTAATAAGAATGCCGTTGGTGTTCATTTTGGCGGTTCATTATACGCCATGACAGATCCCTTTTGCATGCTGATGGTGATGTCGCGCTTAGGAAAAGATTATATTGTTTGGGATAAGTCGGCAGATATTGATTATATCAAACCGGGTAAAGGAACAGTCACCGCTGAGTTCTTGATCACCGATGCCTTGATTGAAGATATTTTACTAAATACTGCACAAGGAGAAAAGTACCTGCCTGAAATCCCGGTTTATGTTAAGGATGCCGAAGGTGAAATTGTCGCTAAACTCAATAGAAAATTGTACATACGTCGAAAAGTATCGGCTCAATAG
- a CDS encoding methyl-accepting chemotaxis protein, giving the protein MMIQLSLAKKINIILILFAIIFLSTTVVFFWFDEKALSEKFVKNNLENLALNYFDSINTMMITGTAANRKIAQQKALSQEEIVEARIIRAPALIKTFGKGFDDQAANNNFERSGLLGNKEFKHIKQDGKNMMSFIMPIHASSDYRGTNCLTCHQVPENEILGAVKITYDLTTVDKEINESIIQAGLLQLIITVVCFGLLSFMFSKLVISRLRRLKHTINDVEANLDLKKTIQVHYDDELGAVSAALNSMMEKFKVSFLSFSSATEQLIGSAKNVDEISTLTREAVLQQKNGTDSVAAAINELDASADEVQSNTEMAAEKSVHASQSASQGLILVDSAKTGINQLRDQVVENTAMITELSNKTNEVGSVLEVITGIAEQTNLLALNAAIEAARAGEHGRGFAVVASEVRSLATRTRESIDQIQATIGSLQVDAKQAVTSMNEVSEQASEKAQDVTDVASLLEGIAEQIRELDELNCQISNAAKQQNIAADEINKNVVDISTVAEKSSEDAIKGKQISEELLELAYELSSQLSKFKL; this is encoded by the coding sequence ATGATGATTCAACTTTCTTTAGCAAAAAAAATAAATATTATCTTAATTTTATTTGCCATTATCTTTCTCAGTACTACAGTAGTTTTTTTCTGGTTTGATGAAAAAGCACTGAGTGAGAAGTTTGTAAAAAATAATCTTGAAAATCTCGCATTGAATTATTTTGATTCGATTAATACTATGATGATCACGGGCACTGCCGCTAATCGTAAAATTGCTCAACAAAAAGCACTTAGCCAAGAAGAAATCGTTGAAGCCCGAATTATCAGAGCGCCGGCATTAATTAAAACGTTTGGTAAAGGTTTTGATGATCAAGCGGCAAATAATAACTTTGAACGCAGTGGCTTGCTGGGCAATAAGGAATTTAAGCATATTAAGCAAGATGGCAAAAATATGATGAGCTTTATCATGCCTATTCATGCGAGTAGCGACTATCGCGGCACTAATTGTTTAACTTGTCATCAAGTGCCTGAGAATGAAATTCTCGGTGCTGTTAAAATTACGTATGATTTAACGACCGTGGATAAAGAAATAAATGAATCAATTATTCAAGCAGGTCTTCTACAGTTAATTATCACTGTGGTCTGTTTTGGTTTGCTGAGCTTTATGTTCAGTAAATTGGTTATTTCACGTTTACGTCGTTTAAAGCACACGATTAATGATGTTGAGGCAAACCTTGATTTAAAGAAAACCATTCAAGTGCATTATGATGATGAATTAGGTGCTGTGAGTGCAGCACTTAATAGCATGATGGAGAAATTTAAAGTCAGCTTTCTATCATTTTCAAGTGCCACTGAACAGCTTATTGGCTCAGCAAAAAATGTTGATGAAATTTCCACTTTAACTCGTGAAGCGGTACTTCAACAAAAAAACGGTACTGATTCCGTTGCTGCCGCCATAAATGAACTTGATGCTTCCGCTGATGAAGTACAAAGCAATACTGAAATGGCTGCTGAAAAATCGGTTCACGCCAGTCAAAGCGCATCACAAGGTTTAATATTGGTTGATAGTGCTAAAACTGGCATTAATCAATTACGTGATCAGGTTGTTGAAAATACTGCAATGATCACTGAATTAAGTAACAAAACCAATGAAGTTGGCAGCGTACTTGAGGTTATTACCGGCATTGCCGAGCAAACTAACTTATTAGCACTTAATGCAGCTATTGAAGCCGCACGAGCAGGTGAGCATGGCCGAGGTTTTGCTGTAGTAGCCAGTGAAGTCAGAAGCTTAGCAACCAGAACACGTGAATCAATTGATCAGATCCAAGCGACCATTGGCAGCTTACAAGTTGATGCCAAACAAGCGGTAACGTCAATGAATGAGGTGAGTGAGCAAGCAAGTGAAAAAGCCCAAGATGTTACCGATGTTGCTAGTTTACTTGAGGGTATTGCTGAGCAAATTCGTGAACTTGATGAGCTTAACTGTCAAATTTCTAATGCGGCTAAGCAGCAAAATATTGCTGCTGATGAAATCAATAAAAATGTTGTTGATATTAGTACTGTGGCTGAAAAATCAAGTGAAGACGCGATAAAAGGTAAGCAAATTAGTGAAGAACTATTGGAGCTTGCTTACGAGTTAAGTAGCCAATTATCTAAATTTAAGCTCTAG
- a CDS encoding efflux RND transporter periplasmic adaptor subunit, with translation MNTRQIKKVIIPITAIVILLAMVAWLAGSFNDKIAPILQANNHLKSSVPRAEQFIVSYSEQLSYEPVAAGIEAKQATIISSRLLARIEQIKVRAGDNVKQGDVLIELEKSDLTALVSQAQERINGISARYQEAEKSLARANKLYSDQLISAADLDSQKASFQSIEAELTAAKQARQQAQSTLAYATITAAIDGKVVNRFAEPGDTAQLGKKLLAIYNPLTLRVEANVREQLAITLQQGQTLQVQVPSINQTLSAKIEEIVPAANTGSRSFLIKASISYNQKLLPGMYARMLLPAKPQQVLQVPSNKIASMGQLNFVWIEENDELQRRFVRLGKKSSENMTIVVSGLNAGDSVINPPTTQD, from the coding sequence ATGAACACAAGGCAGATTAAAAAAGTAATCATTCCTATCACTGCCATTGTTATTTTATTAGCCATGGTCGCTTGGCTTGCTGGCTCATTTAATGACAAGATTGCACCAATACTCCAAGCTAACAACCACCTAAAAAGCTCGGTACCAAGAGCCGAACAATTTATTGTCTCATACAGCGAACAGCTATCTTATGAGCCAGTTGCCGCCGGCATTGAAGCTAAACAAGCCACTATTATCTCCTCCCGACTTTTAGCCAGAATTGAGCAAATAAAAGTACGTGCTGGAGACAATGTTAAACAAGGTGATGTATTGATTGAACTTGAGAAATCGGATTTGACAGCTTTAGTGTCACAGGCACAAGAGCGAATCAATGGTATATCTGCACGCTATCAAGAGGCAGAAAAAAGCTTAGCGCGAGCCAATAAGCTCTATAGTGACCAATTGATTTCAGCCGCGGATCTTGATAGCCAAAAAGCAAGTTTTCAAAGTATTGAAGCTGAGCTAACGGCCGCTAAACAGGCACGACAACAAGCACAATCTACCTTGGCTTACGCCACAATCACCGCAGCTATTGATGGTAAAGTTGTTAACCGTTTTGCCGAACCTGGCGACACCGCACAGCTAGGTAAAAAGTTGCTCGCAATTTATAACCCGCTAACCCTAAGAGTTGAAGCAAATGTGCGAGAACAACTGGCCATCACTTTGCAGCAAGGCCAGACACTTCAAGTGCAGGTGCCCTCGATTAATCAAACACTAAGCGCAAAAATTGAAGAAATAGTGCCCGCCGCAAATACTGGCTCACGCAGCTTTTTGATCAAAGCAAGCATTAGCTACAATCAAAAGCTGCTACCGGGAATGTATGCAAGAATGTTGCTCCCTGCAAAACCACAGCAAGTCTTACAAGTGCCAAGCAATAAAATAGCCAGCATGGGGCAATTAAATTTTGTTTGGATAGAAGAAAATGACGAACTACAACGCAGATTCGTGCGTTTAGGAAAAAAGAGTAGCGAAAATATGACCATAGTAGTATCAGGTTTAAATGCCGGTGATAGCGTTATTAATCCACCCACTACTCAAGATTAA
- a CDS encoding efflux RND transporter permease subunit gives MNNQQNFTQQLVSSVLSSKLPLFLLIIAIVSGFIALKYTPREEEPQIVVPMIDIIVSAPGINAKQADRLVTTPLEKLLSQISGVEHVYSMTNNGQSVVTLRFHVGENRESALLNTYNKLHANSDKIPALVSNWRVSPVEVDDVPIVMLGLWSDSPEQVDDFALRRLAEEVTTFLQAIDDTSEVNIVGGRTREIQVNLDPEQMTARQVTTADVVKAIQSSNQLQHLGNITLSNSSVILESGDVFRDKDSLAAAPILVVDGATVILKDIAKIIDGPAEQQAYHWLDFTNAHPNKNSRDQPFVTISVAKQKGSNAVNVAEAVHEKIAQLQQTIFPQGTHVEVLRDYGETANEKVNNLTTSLAFAVFTVVVFIGVFLGWRPALVVGLAVPICYGITLSLDLAFGYTINRVTLFALILSLGLLVDDPITGVDNIERYLAKGKGNLKDKVVDAINEIRVPLIMSTFTIVLAFIPLAFITGMMGPYMAPMAFNVPMSVISSTLVAFLVTPWLATKLIKPKAITETSQQNQGFSHFYRRMLSPLLESRKKGKAVLWLLLALFIAAALLPVLRLVPLKLLPFDNKNELQIIVDMPESATLEQTAAMTKKVSNIIQQLPEVKTIANYVGESSPIDFNGMVRQYYFRQMPNTADIRVILVDKTTREHQSHGVVLRIRALLAPLNTDGIKLKVVEVPPGPPVMSTLVAELYGDEYTSYQQLRDAATNVEKRLALEPYVVEVDTMVGDDKQKLRFITDKNKAALSGVATDDINQALNIANQGEIISFMHDEVNATPLAIKLRLPIAQRSIVSDLQRITIKGQLGIVQQTTAQGIDLAPQSLVALGELGYFETSLNDKAIYHKDLKPVVYITADISGRTPGEIIADVSADLNSDNTEQDWQARTFLSNGGGNAWTLPSNVKLVWSGEGEWRITIRVFRDMGLAFAFALLAIYIVLRIQTKSAALSGIIMSAIPLTVIGIMPGFLLLNQFGEREIAGAPEPVLFTATAMIGMIALAGIVVRNSLILIEFITQARNAGETIKEALIQAGAVRMRPVLLTAGTTLLGNLIITLDPVFSGLAIAIIFGIISSTLFTLLVVPIVYALIFDKQQSTAKIEELS, from the coding sequence ATGAATAACCAACAAAACTTTACACAGCAGCTAGTTAGTTCAGTGTTGAGTAGTAAACTGCCATTATTTTTACTCATTATTGCAATAGTATCAGGCTTCATTGCGCTGAAATATACCCCGAGAGAAGAAGAGCCTCAAATTGTCGTCCCCATGATCGACATCATTGTTTCAGCTCCAGGCATAAACGCCAAACAAGCTGATCGCTTGGTGACTACCCCGCTTGAAAAATTGCTCTCACAAATTAGTGGCGTTGAACACGTATATTCCATGACAAACAATGGTCAATCAGTGGTTACCTTGAGGTTTCATGTTGGGGAAAATAGAGAAAGTGCGCTACTCAATACTTATAATAAGTTACACGCTAATAGCGATAAAATTCCAGCACTGGTCAGCAATTGGCGTGTCAGCCCGGTTGAAGTTGATGATGTCCCTATTGTTATGCTTGGGCTATGGAGCGATTCACCCGAGCAAGTCGATGACTTTGCTTTAAGAAGGCTTGCTGAAGAAGTTACGACCTTTTTACAAGCTATCGATGATACCAGTGAGGTCAACATTGTTGGTGGTCGCACACGGGAAATTCAAGTTAATCTCGATCCAGAGCAAATGACCGCAAGACAGGTCACGACAGCGGATGTTGTTAAGGCAATTCAATCCTCCAACCAGTTACAACATTTAGGTAATATAACCTTATCAAATAGCTCAGTTATTTTAGAAAGTGGTGATGTTTTTAGAGATAAGGACAGCTTAGCTGCTGCACCTATTTTAGTGGTTGATGGTGCAACGGTGATTTTAAAAGATATTGCCAAAATTATCGATGGACCTGCAGAACAACAGGCATATCATTGGCTAGACTTTACAAATGCCCACCCCAATAAAAATAGTCGTGATCAGCCTTTTGTCACCATTAGTGTCGCAAAGCAAAAAGGTAGCAATGCGGTTAATGTTGCCGAAGCGGTACATGAAAAAATAGCACAACTACAGCAAACCATCTTTCCACAAGGCACACATGTAGAGGTACTCAGAGACTACGGCGAAACCGCCAATGAAAAAGTTAATAACTTAACCACCAGTTTAGCCTTTGCCGTTTTTACTGTGGTTGTTTTTATCGGCGTATTTCTTGGCTGGCGGCCTGCTTTAGTTGTTGGCCTCGCAGTACCTATTTGTTATGGCATTACACTCTCGTTAGATTTAGCCTTTGGTTACACCATCAACCGAGTAACACTTTTTGCGCTTATTTTATCACTCGGCTTATTAGTTGATGACCCAATCACTGGCGTAGATAACATTGAGCGTTACTTAGCAAAAGGCAAAGGTAATCTAAAAGACAAAGTAGTCGATGCCATTAACGAGATCCGTGTGCCTCTGATCATGTCAACATTCACTATCGTACTGGCATTTATTCCGCTTGCCTTTATTACCGGCATGATGGGTCCTTATATGGCACCTATGGCATTTAACGTTCCGATGAGTGTCATTAGTAGCACACTGGTAGCATTTTTAGTAACGCCATGGTTAGCTACCAAGTTAATTAAACCTAAAGCGATTACTGAAACAAGTCAGCAAAACCAAGGTTTTAGCCACTTCTACCGTCGAATGCTCAGCCCTTTGTTAGAGAGTAGAAAAAAAGGTAAAGCCGTTCTTTGGCTATTACTGGCCTTATTTATTGCCGCCGCCTTATTACCAGTATTACGTTTAGTCCCTTTAAAGCTATTGCCTTTTGACAATAAAAATGAACTGCAAATTATCGTCGATATGCCAGAAAGTGCCACTTTAGAACAAACCGCGGCAATGACCAAAAAAGTCTCAAATATTATTCAACAACTCCCTGAAGTTAAAACAATCGCTAATTATGTCGGTGAATCTTCTCCGATCGACTTTAATGGTATGGTGCGGCAATATTATTTTCGTCAAATGCCCAACACTGCCGATATCAGAGTTATTCTTGTTGATAAAACCACACGTGAGCATCAATCACATGGCGTGGTACTACGAATACGAGCCTTATTAGCACCGCTAAATACTGACGGTATTAAGCTTAAAGTAGTTGAAGTACCGCCAGGACCGCCGGTGATGAGCACACTCGTTGCAGAACTTTATGGCGATGAATATACCAGTTATCAGCAATTACGCGATGCCGCCACAAACGTGGAGAAAAGATTAGCATTAGAGCCGTATGTTGTTGAAGTAGACACTATGGTAGGTGACGACAAGCAAAAGCTGCGTTTTATCACCGATAAAAATAAAGCCGCGCTTTCCGGTGTTGCTACCGACGATATTAACCAAGCATTAAACATTGCTAATCAGGGTGAAATCATCAGCTTTATGCATGATGAAGTTAATGCCACACCACTCGCGATAAAATTACGCTTACCCATAGCACAGCGTTCAATAGTCAGTGATTTACAACGTATAACCATTAAAGGGCAGCTAGGCATTGTTCAGCAAACCACAGCGCAAGGCATTGATTTAGCACCACAGTCTCTAGTAGCACTAGGTGAGCTTGGCTATTTTGAAACATCATTAAATGATAAAGCCATCTATCATAAAGACTTAAAACCAGTGGTTTACATTACCGCAGATATCTCAGGAAGAACACCGGGAGAAATTATTGCCGATGTCAGTGCCGATTTAAATAGTGACAATACAGAGCAAGATTGGCAAGCCAGAACATTCTTAAGCAATGGCGGCGGCAATGCTTGGACACTCCCGAGCAATGTCAAGCTAGTTTGGAGCGGTGAAGGTGAATGGCGTATTACCATTAGGGTATTTAGAGATATGGGGCTAGCTTTTGCTTTTGCTTTACTAGCAATTTATATCGTACTGCGTATTCAAACAAAATCTGCCGCCCTATCGGGTATTATTATGTCTGCCATTCCATTAACCGTTATTGGTATTATGCCTGGTTTCTTGTTGTTGAATCAGTTTGGCGAACGTGAAATTGCCGGTGCGCCAGAGCCGGTTTTATTCACCGCAACGGCTATGATAGGTATGATCGCTCTTGCCGGCATTGTGGTACGTAATTCTTTAATATTGATTGAATTTATCACTCAAGCACGCAATGCAGGGGAAACCATTAAAGAGGCATTAATTCAAGCCGGCGCTGTTAGAATGCGTCCCGTGTTATTAACCGCAGGCACCACACTCTTGGGTAATTTAATTATCACCTTAGATCCGGTATTTAGTGGCTTAGCTATCGCGATTATTTTTGGCATTATTTCATCAACCCTATTTACCTTACTTGTTGTACCAATCGTCTACGCATTAATTTTTGATAAGCAACAAAGTACGGCTAAAATCGAGGAACTATCATGA
- a CDS encoding helix-turn-helix transcriptional regulator: protein MNIKPAELSKSAKEVSAILKLLSNHYRLMILCCLADSELTVGDLNKQIDLSQSALSQHLTKLRENGLLATRRESQSIYYRIDNTEIKGLLFYLQQQFCDNLSGKSLK, encoded by the coding sequence ATGAATATAAAGCCTGCTGAGCTGTCAAAGAGTGCTAAGGAAGTGTCGGCAATACTTAAACTGCTTTCAAATCATTACCGGCTGATGATCCTTTGCTGTCTTGCTGACAGTGAACTTACCGTTGGCGATTTAAATAAACAGATTGATTTATCACAATCGGCCCTGTCACAACACTTAACTAAACTCAGAGAAAATGGCTTGCTGGCAACAAGAAGAGAGTCACAAAGCATATATTATAGAATTGATAATACTGAAATTAAGGGACTTCTGTTTTATCTTCAACAACAGTTTTGTGATAATTTATCAGGAAAATCATTAAAATGA
- a CDS encoding DUF2892 domain-containing protein translates to MNINECLRLIAGVMILLSLYLAIIFSINWLWFTAFIGVNLLQSSLTKWCPMMAILKKLGVKN, encoded by the coding sequence ATGAATATTAATGAATGTTTACGGTTAATTGCCGGTGTTATGATCTTGTTATCGCTATACCTTGCAATCATTTTTTCAATTAACTGGTTATGGTTTACAGCTTTTATTGGCGTGAATCTATTACAATCATCATTGACTAAGTGGTGCCCAATGATGGCAATTTTGAAGAAGCTTGGTGTTAAAAATTAA
- the fldA gene encoding flavodoxin FldA, with protein sequence MAIVGLFFGSDTGNTEAVGKMIQKKLGKKLVDVKDIAKSTKEEIAAFDLLILGIPTWYYGENQCDWDDFLPELEEIDFTDKLVAIFGLGDQEDYAEYFCDAMEPLRDIVESKGAIIVGNWPTQGYEFEASKGLVDENTFIGLCIDEDRQPELTEARVDAWVKQIYDELCLAELED encoded by the coding sequence ATGGCAATTGTAGGTTTATTTTTCGGAAGTGATACAGGAAACACCGAAGCTGTTGGCAAAATGATCCAAAAAAAATTGGGTAAAAAGCTTGTCGATGTAAAAGATATCGCCAAGAGTACCAAAGAAGAAATCGCCGCGTTCGATTTATTAATCTTAGGTATTCCTACTTGGTACTATGGTGAAAACCAGTGTGACTGGGATGACTTCTTACCCGAATTAGAAGAAATTGACTTCACTGATAAATTAGTCGCTATTTTCGGCCTAGGTGATCAAGAAGATTACGCCGAATACTTTTGTGATGCGATGGAGCCTTTACGCGATATCGTTGAGTCAAAAGGCGCAATTATTGTCGGTAACTGGCCAACACAAGGCTATGAATTTGAAGCCTCTAAAGGCTTAGTTGACGAGAATACGTTTATTGGTTTATGTATCGATGAAGACCGTCAACCAGAATTAACTGAAGCACGTGTTGATGCTTGGGTTAAACAAATTTATGACGAACTTTGCTTAGCAGAATTAGAAGACTAA
- the ybfE gene encoding LexA regulated protein translates to MAKEVADLTTIDLFSDEKRPGRPKTNPHSRSVQVKINKRNQVKRDKNNGLKRVEFKLHSSVFERLDALSKDKGLSRSELIEALLIQSLDANEH, encoded by the coding sequence ATGGCAAAAGAAGTAGCAGATTTAACAACCATTGACTTATTTAGCGATGAAAAGCGTCCAGGGCGACCAAAAACGAACCCTCATTCACGCAGTGTACAAGTTAAAATAAACAAGCGTAATCAGGTTAAGCGTGATAAGAACAATGGTTTAAAGCGGGTAGAGTTTAAATTGCACTCGAGTGTATTTGAACGTTTAGACGCTTTATCAAAAGATAAGGGTCTCAGTCGAAGTGAATTAATTGAAGCATTATTAATTCAATCGCTTGATGCCAATGAACATTAA
- a CDS encoding DUF2788 domain-containing protein produces MLAEHFELVEAIGLNLFFAFIFIFIGLSIHDVMKKNDVPKMGKLVVYFVLFLGCAGFIAKGIIQFIWESQGVG; encoded by the coding sequence ATGTTAGCAGAACACTTCGAATTAGTTGAGGCCATCGGGCTGAATTTATTTTTTGCTTTTATCTTTATTTTCATTGGGTTATCAATCCATGATGTAATGAAAAAGAACGATGTTCCTAAAATGGGGAAGCTCGTTGTTTATTTTGTATTATTTTTAGGATGTGCCGGCTTTATCGCCAAAGGCATCATTCAGTTTATTTGGGAAAGCCAAGGCGTTGGATAA
- a CDS encoding alpha/beta fold hydrolase, which translates to MTQLLNYQQLGSGQDIILIHGLFGRLENLNMVAKTLSEKYRVTSVDVRNHGDSFHSGMMDYPSMAQDIIEIMQHLAIDSAIVLGHSMGGKIAMELALTCPERVDKLIVADIAPVEYPPHHNQIISGLKAIDLSSVKLRKDADKQLSHYVDNQSIRQFLLGNLTSKDGQFAFKCNIENIDKNYPYIMRTYQGCNTYSGPTLFIKGANSDYILPEHRTEIVRLFPQSRARVIQGAGHWLHAEKTIAFNRSVASFLTT; encoded by the coding sequence ATGACCCAGCTTTTAAATTACCAACAACTTGGCAGCGGCCAAGACATTATTCTAATACATGGCTTATTTGGCCGTTTAGAAAATCTTAATATGGTTGCCAAAACGCTATCAGAAAAATATCGTGTCACCAGTGTTGATGTCCGTAATCATGGTGATTCATTTCACAGTGGTATGATGGATTATCCATCTATGGCACAAGATATTATTGAAATAATGCAACATTTAGCTATCGATAGTGCCATTGTGCTCGGTCATTCAATGGGGGGGAAAATAGCCATGGAGTTAGCGCTTACCTGCCCAGAGCGTGTTGATAAACTTATCGTTGCAGATATTGCCCCGGTAGAATACCCACCACATCACAACCAAATTATTAGTGGTTTGAAGGCCATAGATTTAAGCTCAGTAAAATTACGTAAAGATGCGGATAAACAATTATCACACTATGTTGACAACCAAAGTATAAGACAATTTTTATTAGGTAACTTAACCAGTAAAGATGGCCAGTTTGCCTTTAAATGTAATATTGAAAATATCGATAAGAATTACCCCTATATTATGCGAACCTATCAAGGTTGTAACACTTACAGTGGCCCAACATTGTTTATTAAAGGCGCAAACTCAGACTATATTTTGCCAGAGCATAGAACAGAAATTGTTCGGTTATTTCCACAAAGTCGTGCTCGTGTTATTCAAGGCGCAGGCCATTGGCTGCACGCTGAAAAAACCATTGCTTTTAATCGCAGCGTGGCAAGCTTTCTAACAACTTAA